The Verrucomicrobiia bacterium genome includes the window TTGCCCACCGCTTCTCATTAACCCCCGGCTTCAGCCGGGGGAATGAACGCCCCTCAAAAAACTATCCCGAGCGCAGCGAGGCCAGCCCACCAACCAACCAAGAGAAAAAATATTCACCACCGCATCCACCTTGCCATTCCCCCAATTCCGCATTCCGCATTCCGCATTCCGCACTGAAAACTTGAAACTTGAAACTGCAAACTTCCTCCCATTTTTAAATTTTAAATTTTGCATTTTTAATTCCCTCACCCCTCAATCCCCAAACAATTTTTTCAACTGCACCCGCGCCGCATCCTCCCGCGAATTCTTTTCATCCTTCGCCACAAAATTTTTCCGCGCGAACTCAAAAAATTCGCAAAACGTCCCCACCTGCTTCTCCGCCTCCGGTTCCGCGCGCCGGTCGCGGCATTGATGCGCCACCTTCGGATCGTAACTCACGCAATTCAGGCACACCCGCAAATCCGCCCCGCAGCGATGGCAACTCTCACTCCGCCCCGGTTGCCCCGCGAGCGTCCATTCCCAACCGCACCTGTAACAATGGCGTGCCGGCTGGGGCGCAGCGTTCGGTGTCGAATCAAAAATATTTGCCACAACGATGATTGACCAAAAATAATCTCAAAATCCAGCGAAGCAAAAACTTTATTTCAACCAAAACCATCCGAGCGACGCCCATTGACGAAACCATTTCTCAATCGGCGGCAACGCGCGCTCATTCGAAAAAATCTGCAACGCTCTTTCCAGCGTCGCACCACCGCGAATCGCCAACAGCAAATCATACTGCGCCTGCTCCAGCCGTTTATAATAAACCATGTTCTGATGCCGATGCACCGCGAGCCACACGATCTTCTTTTTCGGCAAACGCAACCGCTTCACGCGCTCGCGCCCCGGCATGTCCTCCACCGCATTGCTCGCCTCACCGCGCAAGCGCGTGTTCTCGCGCAACGCTATGAGAAATTCATCCAGCGGATAACCCAATTCAAGCAAGGTCAAGTGCGGTTGCAAATGCAGCCGTAACTTCGCGGCGTCGCGCCCCTGCAAATCTTCCAGCGTTAGCGGCGTCTTCGCTTCGCCATCGAACGCCTCGATGTGCGCCCATTCCAGTCGAGCGATGTCCCGCGCCAGTTCGCGATGCGCACCCGCCCAGCGCGGCTCGGCATCAATAAACTCCACCACGTGACTCCCCAGGTCGCGCAACGTGAACCGCGTCGAAGGATGATTCGCGAGATACGCCACCGCAAAATCGCGAAACCCATTTTCCCCCAGCACCGCGCGCACACCCGGAAAATCATCGTAAAAACATTCCAACACGCGCAGCCAATATTGCCGATTATAAATTTCCAGCCGCTCGAAGGAAGTGAGCCGGTCATTCGGCTTCATAAACTTCGCCGCCACTTTTTCTGTCGCGCGGCCGTCGCTCCACTTCGCGCGCATGCGCAACTCCGGCGTGAGCGGACGCATCACCGCCCGCGCCATCAGCCGTTGTAGCGCGCGCAGTTCCGCGGCCGTTTGTCGCT containing:
- a CDS encoding putative DNA-binding domain-containing protein — encoded protein: MKRSRPTNLSSVRKPPPRKRQTAAELRALQRLMARAVMRPLTPELRMRAKWSDGRATEKVAAKFMKPNDRLTSFERLEIYNRQYWLRVLECFYDDFPGVRAVLGENGFRDFAVAYLANHPSTRFTLRDLGSHVVEFIDAEPRWAGAHRELARDIARLEWAHIEAFDGEAKTPLTLEDLQGRDAAKLRLHLQPHLTLLELGYPLDEFLIALRENTRLRGEASNAVEDMPGRERVKRLRLPKKKIVWLAVHRHQNMVYYKRLEQAQYDLLLAIRGGATLERALQIFSNERALPPIEKWFRQWASLGWFWLK